The Pandoraea vervacti DNA window TGTTGCATGCACGGGTCGCAACGCTGCGCGACATGGGCGACGCGGTCGAAGTGAGTGCGACGTTGCATGGCGACGGTACGCCTACCGTGCTTCGTGCGCGCATCACGCGATTCTCGGCCGATCAGTTGCACCTCGCACCGGGCCATGACGTCTATCTGCTCATCAAATCGGTTGCGCTGACCCGGTAGTCCACGCATGCGCCGATGCGCCGGGTCCCCATCGACCCATCGCGCAAAACACGAGGCGTCGCAACGGCAATGCGCTGCGACGCCTCGTCACGACTGCACAGCTGCAATGGCTTACTTGCTCATCGCGTCGCCTTTGCCCATCGCGTCGCCCTTCTTCATCGCATCGCCCTTGCCCATCGCGTCGCCTTTCTTCATGGCGTCGCCTTTGCCCATGGCATCGTGCCTGGCCATCGCATCGCCCTTCTTCATGGCGTCGCCTTTGCCCATGGCGTCGGGCTTGGCCATGGCGTCGCCCTTGCCCATCGCGTCCCCCTTGCTCATGGCGTCCTGCGCAAATGCTGCGCCGGTGCCGAGCGCCAGACCCATTGCCATCACTGCCAGATATCGCGTCTTCATTGCTATGACTCCAAGATTGAGAATTTTTAGTGAGACGTTTCCTGTCCGTCCCGTGATCGTGCAGCCATGCGCATCGGGGTCGGTCGGGCCGCCCCGGCTGTCACATCAACTGCCGCCGAACCAGTTGTAGCCCTGGTCCTCCCAGTACCCGCCCGAGTACGTGTTGGTCACGTAGATCGCTTGGATATGTTTGGGATTCTTGTAGCCGAGCTTCGTGGGAATGCGCAGCTTCATGGGGAAGC harbors:
- a CDS encoding TOBE domain-containing protein, encoding MPRAGGQAGDVCRILVRERDVAVATSAPVDTSVLNVLHARVATLRDMGDAVEVSATLHGDGTPTVLRARITRFSADQLHLAPGHDVYLLIKSVALTR